A genomic segment from Methanoplanus limicola DSM 2279 encodes:
- a CDS encoding sensor histidine kinase, which yields MQEGVEKKASQQTKLALGFFIIFLILILIISAATYSTLKTSFENQYYDRVDDSVVVIKNHVNLVNTGLKTYESAYDREMMESFVLFTEAYENSGREPSAIDLDNLRDSIGLSNFGTLELYIINESGVVEYTTYEKDIGLDFSEYPEFFDKIDAIRTGDKFVGDRATGGWSGEVNLKKYAYLPTPDHKYLLEFGFTSEVFQEGRKVFKYGGIGDLLSEQNYNLLSSKVYNIAYKEVGGDLADGLTKERLKEVFEEKSDLEYINSSGETITKYIYIDLDDGSAPSSTQMSLAAELVFSTKNLNATLDMLTYYIWMFIILASGISLLSAYYIAYYFTKPIRSIIHDIEVIAGGDLDHPINKTQSAEGEYLRGKIEVLVRRLKGEIDLLQKTSDNLDSELEKNRRKEEELEKLNNKLSLISGITLHDIQNQILALSSYVRYMRLNREKGRDDEDFLKVIDDIVLAVRDHISFASDYRQVGLKKPVWHNIGVLVDEIIRNSLFWQVSFNVSTGNLSVLADPMFRKVLFNLFENSVRHGTNVTSISVSFYESEGSGHLIIEDDGSGVAEKDKERIFDKKFGENTGLGLFLAREILASSGMEIHETGKEGKGARFDISIPEEYCRFE from the coding sequence ATGCAGGAAGGAGTAGAAAAGAAGGCATCACAGCAGACAAAGTTAGCTCTTGGTTTTTTTATCATCTTTCTTATTCTTATCCTGATCATCTCTGCTGCAACGTATTCTACACTTAAAACGAGTTTTGAAAATCAGTACTATGACCGTGTGGACGATTCGGTTGTTGTTATCAAAAACCATGTGAATCTTGTTAATACGGGCTTAAAAACTTATGAGAGTGCCTATGACCGTGAAATGATGGAATCATTCGTTCTTTTTACAGAGGCGTATGAAAATTCCGGCAGGGAACCTTCTGCGATAGATCTCGATAATCTGAGAGATAGTATAGGGCTTTCAAATTTTGGGACGCTTGAACTATATATAATCAATGAGTCCGGAGTCGTTGAGTACACAACTTATGAGAAAGATATCGGCCTTGACTTCAGTGAATACCCTGAATTTTTTGATAAAATTGATGCTATCCGGACAGGGGACAAATTTGTCGGTGACCGTGCCACAGGCGGATGGTCAGGAGAGGTAAACCTTAAAAAATATGCTTATCTCCCCACACCTGACCATAAATATCTCCTCGAATTCGGTTTTACATCTGAAGTTTTCCAGGAGGGAAGAAAGGTCTTCAAATACGGAGGTATTGGTGATCTGCTCTCGGAACAGAATTACAATCTTCTTTCATCAAAGGTGTATAATATTGCATATAAGGAGGTCGGTGGTGATCTCGCAGATGGCCTGACAAAAGAGAGACTTAAGGAAGTTTTTGAGGAGAAATCCGACCTTGAATATATCAATTCCTCCGGTGAGACAATTACAAAATACATCTATATTGATCTTGATGACGGGAGTGCCCCCTCTTCAACCCAGATGAGCCTTGCTGCAGAACTGGTTTTTTCAACTAAAAATCTTAATGCCACGCTGGATATGCTCACGTACTATATCTGGATGTTCATTATACTCGCATCCGGTATCAGCCTTTTATCTGCCTATTATATAGCGTATTACTTCACAAAACCGATCAGATCAATTATACATGACATTGAGGTTATTGCCGGAGGTGACCTTGATCATCCTATTAACAAAACCCAGTCTGCTGAGGGTGAATATCTCAGGGGTAAGATTGAGGTCCTTGTACGAAGGCTTAAGGGAGAGATTGACCTCCTGCAGAAGACCTCTGATAATCTGGACAGTGAACTTGAAAAGAACAGGAGAAAAGAGGAAGAACTGGAGAAGCTGAATAATAAACTGTCTCTTATCTCCGGGATTACGCTGCATGATATTCAGAATCAGATTCTTGCCCTCTCTTCATATGTACGTTATATGAGGCTTAACAGGGAGAAGGGCAGGGATGATGAAGATTTCCTTAAGGTTATTGATGACATTGTCCTGGCAGTGAGGGATCATATATCCTTTGCTTCAGATTACCGGCAGGTAGGGCTTAAAAAGCCGGTATGGCATAATATAGGTGTACTTGTTGATGAAATTATCCGGAACAGCCTCTTCTGGCAGGTCAGTTTTAATGTAAGTACCGGAAATCTCTCTGTTCTTGCAGATCCTATGTTTAGAAAGGTGTTATTCAACCTCTTTGAAAATTCCGTAAGGCATGGAACGAACGTGACTTCAATATCCGTTTCTTTTTACGAGTCTGAAGGATCCGGCCATCTCATCATTGAGGATGACGGATCCGGAGTGGCTGAAAAGGATAAAGAGAGAATATTTGATAAGAAATTTGGTGAAAATACCGGCCTTGGCCTCTTCCTGGCAAGGGAGATTCTCGCATCGTCCGG